CACTTGTGAATTATACCCTCCAAGAGTAAAACTGCCTCTTTTCTCACTGTTCCTGGTGGCTGGGTCTCTTTAATACACTGAGTGCCTAGAATGTTGAGCTGCATTTTCAGGTACAAACTATAGTACCATTTCTAGTAGTTGGGACATTGGTCAGCTCTGAGACTCTGTAGTAATACACTCTGCTACAAAATCATCCTAAAAATTATTGGATGCACTAGCTCTTGCCACATGATCCTTAAGTAACTTTATGCTTTAGGATGTTTTAATAGCATTAAAGGGATCCCCTTGCAGACAGATTAATTTCCTCCTGTCTTGTCAGCTTTGTGAAGGCCAAAATTAATCTAGTGAAATGAAGTAACCTGCTGTGACAGAACCACTCCATCTTATTATACAGCTTTATCTTTAAATCTGTTGAATAGTTACTTTGAGAGATGCAATTCTGAAAAGGAGGAGCCATTCTATGCTGGTGGTAGGGTTTCCTACTTCCATTGTGCAGACAAAAAGTATGTCTGTGCATGAGGCTATAATGAATCAGGACCCTTGTCTTGTGacttcatgatttttttttttacttctgcttTTATCTTTGAAGGAAACACATATTTTCGgctttattttaaagcttttctttcatGTTCTGCAGTTTGAAAAGTAGTCTATGTTTTTCATTAGGTCATGGAAAACTGTTTTTgctaattggattttttttcctcatctgttACAACTTTATTTTCGTAAACCCCATGTTTAGTACTTGTGGGTTGATTAAGTATTTACATATTGATTCAATTATGCCTATACTTACTTGCTTATCCTTATTTTAAAGATATTCTTAATTTATATCCTTCTTTGGGAATTTTGAACTTGAAGTCTTTCAGCTTGACTCCTTCTGGTATGTTGGTAAACTTAAGATATTTACATAAGGTAAAAGCAGTGGCACTGATTTCCATTTACTGCTGCtctaaatgtaaaaatataaaacagttATTATGGTTTCATAGTCTTAGTTTACCACGCCAATATTAGAACAATTAATTGCTTTTCATCGCCTCTGTGTTCTGGGTAAGAAAACAGTGTCATATGGAAGTTAATTcagcaaaagacaaaaaagagaGGAGCAGAGTGTGTTTGGAGAGTTTAGGGTCAAGATATTTTTAAGAGATTTCCTggatatggatttttttttttttttttttttttgttagcttATAAGTTTGAAAAGTGCTGTAACAGTCAGCCTTAGTATTCAAAGAATGTTCCTCTCAGCTTCTCTCAACAAGAAATAGGTACACCCATGGGTACTGGGAGTGGGGAGACAGTGacctgccttttttttgttttctggatcAAGGAACTCACCAAAGCCTGAGACTGCAGAGGTGTTTGTAAACTGATCACCTTTCCCTCAGGCAGCTCGTGCTAATTAATGCTTTGTTTAGGCAGGATCAGGCAATGGTATTTGAAAACtttttgatgtttgttttccaCCCCAAGCATGGCTCCATACACAGTCCTTACCAGGTGAGCAGCTCTCACCAGGTGAGCTGTCACTCACCACAGATCTGGCAGGATCCAGAGATCCCCTCTCGCCTTCTGCTCCAGGCAGACTGTGTTCTTCACTGCTGTCTCTGCTCCAGGAGGGACAGACAGTAATGGGCTGCTCTCCCAAGGACATCCAATGGTCAAGCTGCTGTGGATCCAAATCCTCATCCTGTTCTTTAGGGTGTGTTGCACAGGTGGTGCAGAAGCAAGATTAATCAGGCACAAAACGTGGGAAAGCTTACATGAGCTCTTCTTCCCTGTGTTCCCACTGGCATCCTTGTGCTGTGATCCCATACAACAAGAGGAGAGGAGACAACCAGGCAAATAGTGCCTGAAAAGGCCAGTGCCAAGGTGATTAATTGAATGATTAGTTGCTGAAGAAGAGTGAGTTTTATTTATTAAGCCCTGGTGCCAAATTTCCTGGTCTGTGTGCACTGTGCTGTAGTTATAACTATGTCTCATGATATTAAGAAATTGAGTTCTATGTACTTGTGATTTTCTTCTTTGATTTGAGACAAATGTGTCTTCGGTCATCTTTATACTGTGAGAGAAGACTTTGCTTTCAGCGTACTTTTAGTGCATTTTCCTTTATCTGTCCTGTTTTATGACTCAATGTTTACTTCTTCCACATAGATGCATCCTAGAGGTTTAGTTAACATGGGCAATTTGCAGCTCAGTTTGTTTTAAACTTCTGTTGAGATATACTGAATGGATGAGGTAAATCTCTGGGCACCACACATCTGGCTTACACAGGCAGTGAAACACTCTGAGTGAAACttcaggaaattaaaatataaacttccctgccccttttcctgcagaggcaggagaggggaTGGGGTCTGCCTGCTTGCATATGCCTTTGTGGTATGTTAACACTTTGAGTACTGAGAGATAAAGTGCATTTCTCTCCTGCTTGGTTTCCTGCTTGGTCTTTCTCAGTCAGCATCACAGCTAAAtgtgatgccttaggatttttaTGTTTGTCACCTGGGAGGTCAGAACCTTCCTTTAAGATATACCATGGCATCCAAGAAAGCTGATCATCTGGAAGTTCCCTGCTGGAACTTTTGCCAGCAAATTCTCtcatcttcttctcttctttcccttggtgggggcggggagggagggggcttgcAGGGCATGAAAAGATTACTTTTGCAGAAGGTCCCAGGTTTTAGATTAGAAagccttaaaaataaaacttctccAAAATCCCTTACATGAACACAACATTTTGTCTGTCTTCAAAATGAGAGAAGCAGCAAGTGAGCTTCATGCTAACTTCTCTGAGATTGCTCAAGTGCTGTCAGACTTTTAAATTGAACAAGTCTGGCTCTGTAGCATTTTACATACTGTTATGTGTGTACATACATTCCATCTTGGCTTGGCATTTCATGATTAAgtcattttttttcatattttgtttcAGATTTCAAACAAAAAGGTAGGAGAGAATATTGCACAATCATGGAATAATTCACATTTTAAGCCCATgtgcaaaacaaaaataccaagaaaaaaaagaaagaaaaagaaagtaaaagcaTAATACTGGCCACATTTTaaatttctgaataaaaaatatatgttttttccAGGGGTAAAAGGCCTCATTCCATAGGAGCAACAGCAGAGTGGCAATCATTACATGTGGGCAGCAgacatctgaaagaaaaaaaaagtgacaaataCACAGGCAAAGAGAATTTATTAAATATCACAAATATCCGCTAGGTCCTGCCTCCAGATATTCCTACAGAGACTAAAGATCCTGTGCATTACATAATTAATGCAGATGTTGGCAAACTTTCATAAGGGCCACTAATTCATTCATGTGacttcctctctccctcacaAGGTCTTTAACCAAAGAATTAAAGCCAGATGTCTTGTACCTAGGTCTCCTTTTGCTAAACGTtccttataaatattttttatatgcaACAAATCCTACATGAGAACTTCCAAAATTTCTTAAATAATTAAGGCTAAAAGGCTTCAAACCCAAGGGCTGATATATCCTAgagaagcaataaaaatattatactCACTGTGCTGAGAAACACTATTTCACTTTTTATTATCCTGGGACTGCAAATGTTTCTGGTCAATGTTTAGGCTGGAGGTAAAATCTTTcttaaaatgcctttttctttAACGTAATTTTAAACATCATGTAGTCCATTTGGGATATAGGTGGAAAGTTTTGTATATTGCTTTATTGGAATTGGCTTAATTGCATTGACAAAtgtagaaatgaaaagaaacagcaacAGCTTTGGGTAATTCTAAGGAGATCTTTATCAGACACTATTTTCACTTGAGTCAAGTTACAAATTTTGTTTCCCAATTCTGTACGTTTTTGTTTTCAACAAGAGGGTTAGTTTAGCCGTAGCACTTCCTGCAGAGTAACTGGAGCTGTCCAAAACCTGTGGTTAACTTTGTATGTTTTAAGGGGAAGAAATTACCATCTTTAAGTGTTGTTGAACTGTTCCTTCATTGGGCTTCTTACCTGCATTGCTAGAACTGGTCCTGTTTTtgtaaaaattcaaatttagTTAATAAGAGTTCCAAAGCAATAAAAGCAGAGAGACAAAGGCAGATCTTATCAAAAGAGACTTCGCTGACATGTGTTtcttggtttgattttttaaattattatttttacatcttTGTTGTTTACCCATGCTAAACAAGGAACCAGGATGTTATGCAGAGGAGTTTCTTTTCTTAAGGTTTGCCTTTGGGAATTGCACCTTGAGTAACCGAATGGAactggaaaaggaaactcatTAGGCATTTTCTTATAAGCCAACAGTTTTATCCAGAATTTCCACATTCCAGTGGAATATGGGCTGGTTTGTTGCCCCCCTAACTGTTCTCTGTGGAGTactctgcaaaaaaaattaatcatgtGTTCTCTGATGTAGCCACAACAATAGTTAATGCAGGAAATAAGTTGGATGCTTTTAACAATAGTTAAGCCAaacatttcttttcttatttcttgGCTCACTCCTATTTCAAATTGGAATAAGTCAGTTTGGTGAGTTATAGTTAAAAGCATTGTGTATTTTAAACCATTTCTAGAAATGTGGATGGTGCTCATAGAAATGCTATGTCATGCTTCCTTTATTGCACATAAAAGCACTTTTTATGGACATACGTTATCCCTCAAAATATACTGGCAATTTTTAATTAGGGTGTTCTTCCCACATTTTAAGGCAGGACAAGAAGGAATACCCATGGTGGAAAATGGAATGAGTTAAAACCTGCTTGGAAATGTAATGCACATTTCCTCCTCTTTGAAGGACTATTCTTTCACTACAGTCAAACAACAGTTCTGTGCACTGATAACATAAATAAGGTGTCTAGCAGagttaatttttcttaattctGAGTTGCATGCCTTTAACAGAATCTCTCAGCAGATCTGCTTGGCCAGAAGCTTGTTTTCTATGCAACTTACAGCTACATCAGAAATCATACTGTCTCTCAGAGCAGATTGAACCATTTCTGGTTGTTTCTAATCTGGTTGTTGTTACTAGATTCCTCAGAGCAATTGTTTGTGAGTTGTGGAATGCCATTTGGTCTGAAACAATAAATTTGTTCTGAAGCATGTTCCTTTCCTGTCCCCCTCCCCACTCTGTGTGCATGTCTTAGCCATGAAGGCAATCATATGTTTTCAGTTCTGATGtcattctgggttttttttctctctctttctctcttctttcagtCCACAGCCATGAGTGAACCACAGTGCTACTACAATGAAACCATTGCCTTCTTTTATAACCGAAGTGGAAAATATCTAGCCACTGAATGGAACACAGTCAGCAAGCTTGTAATGGGACTGGGGATTACCGTCTGCATCTTCATAATGCTGGCCAACCTCTTGGTTATGGTGGCTATTTATGTCAATCGCCGATTCCACTTTCCTATTTATTACTTAATGGCCAACTTAGCTGCTGCGGACTTTTTTGCAGGGCTGGCCTACTTTTACTTAATGTTCAATACAGGACCCAACACTAGAAGACTGACTGTAAGCACCTGGCTTCTCCGTCAGGGTCTCATTGATACCAGTCTGACAGCCTCTGTAGCCAATTTGTTGGCCATCGCTATTGAGCGGCACATTACGGTTTTCCGAATGCAGCTGCACACTCGGATGAGCAACCGCCGAGTGGTCGTTGTCATTGTTGTTATCTGGACTATGGCCATCGTCATGGGTGCCATACCGAGTGTCGGATGGAACTGTATTTGTGATATCACCCACTGCTCCAACATGGCACCTCTCTATAGTGACTCCTACCTGGTCTTCTGGGCTATTTTCAACCTGGTCACTTTTGTGGTCATGGTGGTCCTATATGCTCACATCTTTGGGTACGTTCGCCAAAGGACTATGAGAATGTCCAGACACAGTTCTGGACCCCGCAGGAATCGGGACACCATGATGAGCCTCCTGAAGACTGTGGTCATTGTGCTCGGTAAGTGCTTACTTTTCCCACCTTGTTACCCTGCGCTGTTTCTTATAAGGTGACTTCAGTAATGCATAGCCAGCTCCTGGGGGTCATCAGAATTTGGAAGACACTGGAAGAGGTGCAGACAATAAGAACACTCAGAGTTCACTACTGTGACCACTCGGACTATCAAGCTTTTTTATGGAAGTTGATGTGACTTGGTCACTCAGCCCTGTAACATGAAATCCAGATGTAATGTGGTGGTTTTTTGCAGCAACACATACTTAAAATCTTTTCTAGTAACCTATTATATAATGTTTGTCCTTTTGCCTTTGAAGATGCCAAATGACTTAAAATAGTACAGGGAAGGTTCGGTATTCCACTGAAGTATCTGTTGTCTCCTTTTTGCCACCCAAAAGGTGTTGTGTGTATTCATGTGAAATTCCAGTATGTGGAGAACAGTCAGGAACTACAAGCTATTGACAAAAAGATTGTGTGTTAAGCAGGACTGCATGTACCCAGTTCTATAGTGTTTGGTACATTTGCTAATACAGGAATGTAGCATATGAGATACTGCTGTGCTTCAGCACACTGCTCAGGAGGTGCGTAGGCTTCAGAGCTCAGCATGAGGGCAATACAATAACACATTTTGGATTCAGGGGGTTATTGTAATTTTGTGAAGAGCTTACTTGGGTTTTGTTTAGGGCTTCCAGTTTCCTTATGCAGAAGCACAGCCTAAAGGCTGAGTACTGCTCCCTGTTGATCTTCTTTGCTGTTTGTTATGTTCTTTGTCCCTGCAGATGATAGTGAGCTGAAGGCAGCGAGGATAGTGTAGGTTGTCTCCTTGTCCCAATATGTGTTCTCACGTATTAGGTCTTCCAGTACAGTACATGGATCTCCAGTTATCCCAGTACCCTGTTGCATCAGATGGTGGTCCTAACAGTTCATAAATACAATTGCTAGGCAGTCCACAAAGCCCAAAACTTAGCCCCATTTTTCTCCTTGACATTATGGTTCCCATAGGTTTATGCTGTGACTTGAGCTTTCTATAACAAACGTGGCAGAATGGTGTCAGAGATTCAGTGTGAGTCACTGTGTCAACTCACTTTTTAGTTTCAGAATTTACATGTTGTACTCTGACCTAGTGATTTGCTTTTTAACCAGAATATGAATTGTGCAGTTAACAAACCTGTCAAACCATTGACAAGATGTATTCCTCCACATCCTGTTCCTCCCTTCAGggaaagaagttttatgagttTTCCAAGATTGGTGAAACCTGTAGTCGTTGGTGAAATCTCTCCTGATCTCCTGGTGATTCAAAAATCTGTCCATTCCCATCTCCATGATTCTCATGGCAGAAAGCAAGATGAGGTtaagaatacaaagaaaatttGGGTTTTGCAGTCCTCTTTTAGGAAACAGTTCTCAGTTTTCCATCCTGAAGACATTATTGTTTATACAGTATTTCCTATGAGGTGAAAAACTGGTTcagatttaacaaaaaaaaaaaaaaaaaaaaaaggcaaaagactCCAAAAACAGCTACTACAAAAATTGGATGGAAAATAGTAGGCGCTTCTACCAATGCAATGTAGAGTTGTAGCAATAAACAGTCActgaaaaaatagcaaatgtCAGCTAATCCCAAGTATGTAAGGTACTAGAGGCATGTGTATGCAGCAGGAAGGATTCTTCTCCTGTGAGAAGAGGTCAGAGGGAAGATGTACAGGCCACTCACTGTGGCCACAACAGCAGTGGTGTACAGAGAACGTAAAGTGacctttttttctctaataAGTATAATTTTTCAGGTATTGTTTTAAAAAGAGTGAAACAACTCCAGGGGGTAAGGGGCATTAGCTAAACTGAAGATGAATTCAGTATACCTGCACATATAGTTTAGTAATACCTCTGATTCCTCATAAAGGTGGGATTTTTCAGGACTGCATGTGGCACGTGTTCAAGCTTTCTTCAAAATTTAAACAGGATCTTATTTCTTGTTACTGCTGCACTTCATTCAGTGTTTTGCACACACTGTACTTAAGTATCTCTTCTAATCTGCATAAAATACCATTTACAGAAAAAGATaacttattattttattaaatctgttcaaaggaaacaaaaatgctCGTAAGTTGTGACACTCTTTGTCATTTTTGCAACTCCCACCTTGGTATTATTTTgcaaagggtttgggttttggttgagtttggttttttccctaaGCAATGTGGTTTGTAGACGAAAGCAAGAGGAGGTCAGTCATAGGCCTGTAGTGTAAAGAAGCAGCAGCGCTTTCACCTCCTTACCACCTGGGAGGCACAGTTGCAAGATAAAGATGGTTGGGAAACACCTGTGAGTTTGTTGTGtaaattcttttaatttaataaataaataaataaataatagacTGAAGTCAAGAATTAGACTTTGAGGTAACCACAGAGACTTTGGGGGAGTTAAATATTTGTGCATCAAGGTGTTACCAGACTGCTATGTACACCATGAGAAATTTTCATTAGTTGCCATCAGCTGGGGAGTACCATCCCATATTGCTGAATTTGCACTTCAGGTGAGGATAGTTTTGTGattgtaaaaaagaaaagctaagcATCACTTCAAAGCACTTCTGGGCAGCAGATATCTCAGATATCAGTAGGTATCTCTCAAGCAAACAGTGTGGTCAGCGTGTTGATCAGGCTGGTGTGGTGGTGCTCTATCACTGTTTGCAGTCTAGTTTTAAGTCTGGCTTAAAGTTTTCTTAAGCAGAAGACTTAATTTAAAGGGTCATACCTCCTGAGTGCCTTCTTGAAAAGATAGTGCTTCAAATTTATCTACTGGAGCTTGGGAAGGGCAGAAAAGGTGAGTGTGTTAGTCTGCATGGATCAATTTGCTGAACATTTATCTCATGTTATCTGGCTTTTTCTGCATCAGTGAACCTCAAAAACATGGAGGAAAAGAACCCTTGCCTTTCTTAATGATGCAGATTAGGATAATAATGCATTATTCAATACATTGGTTTGAGGCCGAAACCAACTTTTTGCAGGAAGTGAAGCTGGGAAGGAGATTAGTTTAATCTGAAGAtgcctctccctcctctctttccCCACAGTCAAGTGGGGAAGGGAACTGATTTGTGTCAGCCTACTTTACACAGGAGAAGACATTGCATTTTGGAGGAGAGGTAGGGTGTCCTGGGattgaaatgaaaacagaacTGGGGCTCTGGGTAAACCTGTGAGCATTGGCAGAGGGAGGCAAATCATTCCTCATTTTAGAATCTTTGTTAAAATGCTGCTCAGCCGTAAGTAACCCCACTGTGAATTGGGCGGCAATGAATTGTTCATTTGACTTTTAAACTTCCATAAACGGGTGTCCTGGAGTTGTCCTGCTGGCTGTAATCCCAGGCAaagccatgctgctgctgcaagcaGAAGAGCATCTTTTCCCCTGTCTGCATTCTCACTGTGTTTtgggggcaggagggggagGCAATAGCACAAGAGCTTCTTGTTTGTTAGCTGCCTGACACAGCTGGCCCTCCTCATGCCTTGCTGCCTTGCTCCAAGAGGAGAAGAGCTGCCCCAAAGGGGTGCAGTCCTCCAGGCAGTGATGCTGTCAGCGTGTGCGGGGAGGGTGCCAGCTGCCTCTGACAAGAGGGTGATTGTGTGGGGAGGGCTCTGGCTGCTTGACGCACTGACTGGAGCGGTCAGGATCTGGCACACTGCGTCATCCCACAGAGCGGGTGGGATGCTGAATCCTAGGAACAAGTCAAAAGCAGagaacagatttatttttttttttccatgccctcttgtttttttcctcgAGTAGAATAGTTTAAACAGAAGGAAATGATTTCATAGCTGAGCCTTTTCTTTTAACAAGGCTGCTTTTGAGAGCTTTCAAAAGTAACAAGGAACATAAAGCTCTTTCTCTAAGCCATGCCTTTCCTTTGCATTGGAACTAAGGAAGGACTGATCTGTGTACTGCACACAGCCATAAAATCATGTCTGGTTTGGCTTGCAGCTCACTGACACTTTGCCTTTCACCACCACCATGTGTTCCCTTTAAATGAGCAATCAGGGAACAGGCAGAAACTGAGCAGATACATCAGCTGAAACTTGGCATCCTCTCTTCAGTTCTCCACTTTTTCTCAtgttacatttaaagaaaaagctaAACTGCTTTTTTTGCTGGGGATCATAGTTAGACTCTGAAAGTATTTGTCTGGGCTGGTTGTACGTTTGGCCCAAAAATGGATGACAGTATCTAACTATTGTTTTAAGAAGTAGTGAAAGTACCAAATTAAGGATTTCAGAGGCCAGGTCTGGATAAACTAGCTCTGGTCTGGATTTCCTTGGCCTGGAATCAGTCATGAAAGGCTAGGGTCTTTCAGGTATTTTCAGGTGTATAACTATATTTGTAGAGAAGTACTGGCTTAGAATGTTACAGGTGGAAAGTTAGCCTGTATTTCTCTTGCCTAAATGCTGATTAAATAAATATCCGTCCTAATTTGTCACATCTCGTTTTTATGGTGTGGATAACTCTGCCACATACCTCCATATGCATCTTTGGTCATTCCTCTTTATTTAGAATTTAGACTGTGAGATTGTGATATTGAGGGTTTATAACTGAATTTCAAATAAGCACGATACCAACAACCCTTCTTATTTGTATTTTACTAATCTTGAAGATTAGCCCTCTATGTTGGGTGAGTTCTCAATGTTGTTTGGC
Above is a window of Lonchura striata isolate bLonStr1 chromosome Z, bLonStr1.mat, whole genome shotgun sequence DNA encoding:
- the LPAR1 gene encoding lysophosphatidic acid receptor 1 — its product is MDIPTDLLPSSMMSQPEVIESTAMSEPQCYYNETIAFFYNRSGKYLATEWNTVSKLVMGLGITVCIFIMLANLLVMVAIYVNRRFHFPIYYLMANLAAADFFAGLAYFYLMFNTGPNTRRLTVSTWLLRQGLIDTSLTASVANLLAIAIERHITVFRMQLHTRMSNRRVVVVIVVIWTMAIVMGAIPSVGWNCICDITHCSNMAPLYSDSYLVFWAIFNLVTFVVMVVLYAHIFGYVRQRTMRMSRHSSGPRRNRDTMMSLLKTVVIVLGAFIICWTPGLVLLLLDVCCPQCNVLAYEKFFLLLAEFNSAMNPIIYSYRDKEMSATFKQILCCQRSESTNGPTEGSDRSASSLNHTILAGVHSNDHSVV